In the genome of uncultured Paludibaculum sp., the window GGTACAGGCCACGGCCAAGATCCCGGTGGATGTGCGCGCGCTGGGTGTGGATCTCTATTCGCTGACGGCCCACAAGTTCTCTGGTCCTAAGGGAATTGGGGCTTTGTACGTGCGCGACGGAGTGAAATTGAATCCTCGCCAGTTTGGCGGCCGTCATGAGCGTGAGCGCCGCGCCGGAACTGAGAATGTTGCCGGAATTGCCGCGCTCGGGGCCGCTGCCGCCCTGCCTAAGGCGGATCTGGGTGGTCTGCGCGACCGGTTGGAGCAGGGCTTGCTCGCCCGCATTCCGGACGCTCACGTCAACTCTATTGGTGCTCCACGGACTCCGAATACGACCAACATCCGATTTCCTGGACTGGAAGGCGAGGCGTTGGTCATCGCACTCGATCTGGGTGGTTTCGCTGTCTCTTCCGGGGCGGCTTGCTCCTCGGGCGCCGTCACTCCCTCTCATGTTCTGACCGCCATGGGGCTGTCCACGGCGGAAGCCCGCGCTTCCATCCGATTCTCCCTGGGCCGCACCAACACCGAGGAGCAGGTGGACGCCCTCATCGCCGCTGTCGAAAAGGCCGTTGCCCGGCTGCGCAAACTGGCTCCCGCCCATGTCTGATCCGGCGCCCAACTCGTTGATTGCGGTGGCGATGTCCGGCGGTGTGGACTCTTCCGCCGTCGCCGCGATGCTGCAACGCGACGGTCATCGACTGGTGGGGATGACCATGCAGCTCTGGAACCAGCGCCGTCTGCCTGAGTTGCAGGTGGAGGGTGCGACCGGACGTTGCTGCTCGCTCGATGACGTCTACGACGCCCGAGCCGTAGCCAATGTGTTGGGGATTCCTTACTACGTGGTGAACTTCGAAGACCGCTTCGAGGAGACCGTAGTGAAGCCGTTCGTCGATGAGTACCTGGCAGGACGAACTCCTATCCCCTGTACTTTGTGCAATAACCACGTAAAGTTTGATCAATTCCTTGAGATGGCTGATGGCCTGGGGGCGGAGTACATCGCTACGGGTCACTATGCCCGAGTGACTCGTAGTCCGGAAACTGGCCGGTATGAGATGCGCACCGGGATGGACTCCGGGAAGGATCAGACCTACTTCCTGTTTGGCCTGAAGCAGCATCAACTTGCACGGACTCTCTTCCCGCTGGGCGGCATGACCAAGCCCGAGGTGCGAGCGCTGGCCGCCGAGCTTGGCATTCCGACCGCCGCCAAGCATGATTCCCAGGAGATCTGCTTCGTTCCGAATGGCGACTACGCCGGTTTCATTGATGCTTACTTCAAGGAACGCGGCATTCCAAGGGACGCGACGCACGGCGAGATTGTGGACAAAGAGGGTAAGGTTCTGGCCGAGCACGAGGGGGTTCATCACTATACGGTGGGGCAGCGAAAGGGACTCAAGATCGCCGCGCCGGAGCCGCTGTATGTGATCGCCACTGATCCGCAAACACAGCAGGTGGTTGTGGGGCAGGGGACTGACCTGCTGCGGGAATCGCTGGTCGCCAAGGATGTGAACTGGGTGTCGATCGAACCCATCACGGAGCCTCGGGCAGCCCAGGTCAAGATTCGCAATCGGCACGTTCCGGCCGAGGCCGTGTTGTATCCGACGGGGCAGCCGGACCGTGTGGAAGTGCGTTTTTTGACCGCGCAACGAGCGGTGACGCCCGGTCAAGCCGCCGTGATTTACGATGGAGACCTCGTTCTCGGTGGCGGGTGGATAGAATAGCCATTTGGCGCGCCACTCCCCACTTCGTAATCGGCTGGAATATGCGCTGGTCCGCTGCCTGCTGCCGGCGTTCCGGTATCTGCCAAACTCAACGAAACTAGCCAGATTGGCATTCGGCGTTTTCGACCGATTGGCTCCTCGGTTGCGCGCGACAGCACATCGCAATCTGGAGCTTGCGCTGCCAGGGCAGTCAGCGGAAGAACGGGCGAAGATTGTCGAGGGTTGCTGGTGGTCGCTGGCGCGGGTGATCGCGACGTTGGCGCGTTTCCCGGACATTGGTAAGGACAACGTTCACCAGTTCATCCGGTATGAGGGCTTCGAGCACTTCGAGGAAGCCAAACGGCGGGGCAAGGGGGTGCTGTTTGCCACGGCGCATCTGGGCAACTGGGAGTTCTCGGCTTTCGCGCACGCCTTGATGGCGGAGCCGATGAGCTTCGTCGTGCGCCCCATGGACAACCCCTTGCTGGATGAGTTGGCCACGAAGTACCGCACTCTGTCGGGCAACCGGCTGCTTGGACGGGGAAAAGACTTCCTGCGGCCGCTCGTCGAGGCGCTCAAACGAAACGAAGCCGTTGGTATCCTGATCGACCAGAACGTCACGGCGGACCGGGGCATCTTCGTTGACTTCTTTGGCCACAAAGCCTGCGTGGATGCCGGGTTTGCGCGGCTGGCGGCGCGGACTGGAGCGGCGGTGATTCCGGGGTACGCGTTGTGGTCGGAGGCCGAGCAGAAGCACGTGCTGCATTTCGACCCGATTGTCGAGATGGAAGGCGACGTCCAGGCCGATACGCAGAGGGTGCACGCGGCACTGGAGGCCGCCATCCGGAACCATCCAGAACAGTGGCTGTGGATCCACCGGCGGTGGAAGACTAGGCCCGCGGGTGAGGCCCCGCTTTACTAGTTGGATTTCGCCAGTGCCCGGAGGATTTCGCTGATCTTCCCGTCGAGGGTGTTGTGGCTTTCCCGGACGTGAACCTCGGCGGCCTGGGTGGCGGCGGCGTCTAGGTCCATCGCCTTGGTGTAGACCTGGGCTGCCTGGAGTGGGTGGCCGGCACGGGTGAGGAGGTCGCCTTTCATTGCGTACGGCAGGCCGGATTCCGGTTGGATAGTGATCCACGCGTCCACATGCTGGAGGGCCTCGTCCCAGTTGCCGAGCAGGGCGGCGTACTGGGCGGAGAGGCGATGGCCGGCGGCCTGGTCGGCGACAGTGGGTTCCGACGCGGCTTCGGTGAGGATCAGCGGGACGTTGTCCAGGGTGACGGCGCCGTTCCATTCGTCGCCCACCGCGAAGGAGGTGGTGTCGAGGACCGCGTGGACGAGGTAGCGGCCGAGCGGGAGGGCGGCTGTCTGGTCGGGCGAGAGGGACCACCAGGCTTCGGCCTGTTCGCCGTGCGCGAGTTCCAGGCGCTGTTCGGGTGGCGTGTGGAGGGTGAACGCGATGTCGACGGGTTCACCCTGCTCGTTGAAGAGAGTGAGGTGGACGGCGTTGGCCCAGGAATTGTCGAGAGCAGGCAGGATGACCGGCGGTACGTCCTCGCCGGGCTCAGGGTCGAGCAGATGTGGATGGAGGGCCGAGAGCTGGACCATCAAGGGCGGGCCGGGCTCGAAGCGGGCTTCGGTCTGGCCGTTGACGCTGAGGGTGAGCTCGGGCGCGGGCGATTGGGCAGCACAGAGGGCCGCGGTGAGTGCGAGCAGAGGAAGGATTCGGATGTGCATGAAGAGTTCCTTTAGCGGGCCGGATGGTCGATGGCGTCGTTGACGCAGATCATGTGCAGGCAGCCGCCGCGGTTGGGGCTGGCATCCCCGTGACGGGACTGCGGCTGGAGGCCGGGGTCGTTGTTGCCGGTGCCAGCCGGGCTGTCGCAGAGGCGGCGGCCGCGGCGCTGGTCGTCGAGGTAGTAGTAGGTGTTGGGGTCGGAGACGGACTGTGAGAGGACTGCGTACTCGTAGCGCATGAGGCAGTCGTCGTTGCCGCTGTGCTGCCCGCCCTTTTCGCCGACCAGGGGATCCATGAAGATATTGAAGCCGCTCGACCACTGGAGAGCGTTGTGGTAGTCCTCGATGTCCAGAGGGCTCCAATGAGCGGTGTCGGTGAAGGAGGCGTCCAGTGCCTCGGCGAGCTTGGTGCCGACGTCTTCGCCGGACTCCTTGAGGACTCGGATGAAGGTCTCGGAGGTGCGTTCCCAGAGGGAAGGCTTGTCGGAGCCGGGCTTGAGCTTGAGGCGCCAGATCTGTTTGTAGTCGCTCTCTCCGTGATGCCAGACGCCGACTGAGTGCAGCAGTTCGTGGGCGATGGCCTTGTGGAGATAGTCGATGGGCCCCTTGCCGATGGATTCGGGCAGGGTGGGCGGAATGCCGACGAGGTCGACGGTCTTGGGTGTGCCGATGGTCGTGTAGGTCTTGGACCACGCCTGGGGATAGGGCGTCTGGGCAGTTTCGACGAGGACGACACCGTGCTGGTCTACACGGTGGGGCACGGACTCGTTGTTGAGGTTGATGACGTGAGGCTCGGGGAACATGAGCATCTCGTCTTCCTTCAGACGGTGGTGGACCTGGAGTCCGGTGAGCTGAGCGAAGAGAGCGATGGCCGGTTTGGCGCGGGCGCCGATCAGGTCGAGGATGAAGAGGTCTTTGCGGGCCGGACGGGTGCGGATGTGGGTGCCGTTTTCGTAGAAGCCGCGGTACTCCTCATAGGCGGTGAGGCCGTCGCCGCCGTGACCGTCCCCGGCGGGCAGTTCGTCGTTGTCTTCGTCGTCGGCTCCGGAGAAGCCGGTCTGGTCCTTCCAGGCGTCGGCGATTTTGGAATCCTCCGCGCGGTGGGGCAGGCGGGCCGTGTTGGCGCCCTGATAGGTGCCGGTGATGGTGCGCCCGTCGTCGAGGAGGGCGGAGACGCGGACGGAACCCCAGGCGCCCCAGTCGTAGGCACCGACCGCGGCTTCGGCGGTGAGGCCATCACCGGGCGTTTCCGCGTGGCGCCCCTGGTTGGAGATGGCGTGTTCAGGGTTGAGGTCCTGGGGGAAGCCGAGGTCCGGGCGATTGGAAGGCTCCTGGAGAGGATAGTTCATGGCGACGCCGGGCACTGCGGAGGCGTCGAGGTTGAAGTAGAACCTGACGGCGCGGGTCTTGGGGGGTCCACCGCCCTTCTTCTGAAGTTCGGCGCGGATGCGGATGGAGTTGCCCCATTGGTCAGCGGACCGAGCGCCTTCGGGGATCCAGCTCTGGTAGTTGAGCGGTTCGAAGGTGAGCTCGTCGTCCTGGCCGCCGATGGGTTGGATGTCCCAGGAGAGGTCGAAGGGGAAACTGTCCGCCAGGTTAGGACCGTCGAACAGGATGCCCCAACCGGGATCGCCGATGTCGTTGACGCGGCCGGAGAAGGTGAGGCGGCCAGCGCTGGCGGGAATGGGCTGATGGGCGCCGTAGTTGTGGAAGTCGGGGTACCAGTCCTCGGCCACCTGTCGGGTCTCGGTGCCGCTGCCAAAGACGCAGACGGCGGCGGTGGTCTCCGTGGCGGGTGACGAGGCGTAGTTGATCTGCAGGTAATACGTCCCGTCGTTTTGGAAGAAGAGCAGGACTTCGAGCGGCATGGCACCGACTGGGCGTACGAGTGGACCGTCGCCGACGATGGTGATGTCATTGCGGCAGGCGGAGTCGTTGTGCATGAGCTTGTGATTGACCTGGACTGTGCCGGCGACGGTGCCGATCCACGCCCGGCGTTGGGCGTCCCAGTGGTCGAAGCGGACCGTGCCGGTGGCGTCGGTCAGGATGGAGTGCCTGGAGGTCATCATCTGTGAGCCGCCGGAGCCGGCGATTTCCCGGTGTGTGTGAAAGACACCCTGAAAGCCCTCCACCTTGCGCCACCAGGGCAGCGACTGTGCAGGTAGAAGAGCCGGAACGGCCAGACTCAGGAGGGCAAGAGCCAGCCAGGTTTTCGGTGCAGGAAGGTGACGAGACACAACATACACGCGGAAGCCGGCGGGCCTTGGGCTCAGTCCGGGGCTTTGATTTTTGCTGGATCCGGGCCGGCGTACGAGTTGTTCCATAGGTAACAAAATGCGGCCCGGATGTTTGGAGGAGCGAAGGATGCCGCGTTAGCGCGCGGGGTGGTCGTGGGCGTCGTTGACACAGACCATCTGGCGGCAGGCGCCGCGGTTGGGACTGGCGTCGCCGTGGCGGGATTGCGGCTGGCGTCCGGCGTCGTTGTTGCCGGTGCCCACAGGGCTGTCGCAGAGTTGGCGGCCGCGGCGTTGGTCTTCGAGGAAGTAGAAGGTGGACGAGTCCGTGGTGGGGGCGAGGACGGCGTATTCGTAGCGCATGAGGCAGTCGTCGTTGCCGCTATGCTGGCCGCCCTTTTCGCCGACCAGGGGGGAAGCGAGAAAGGAGAAGCCCGTCTCGCTCTGGATGTCCTGGCGGTAGCTGGTGATCATGTCGGCGGGGACGGCCGAGGGGTCGGTGAAGAGGGCATCCATTTTGGCGGCGATCTCGGCCGCGACGTCTTCACCGGTCTCCTTGATGACGTGGAGGAAGGTTCCGGTGTAGCGCTCCCAGAG includes:
- a CDS encoding cysteine desulfurase family protein; the protein is MYYFDHNATTPIAPAVLEVLQKVQAEVWGNPSSIHTPGQKARQCVEAARAQVAQLLNCDVKEVVFTSGGTESDNLAVLGAPTGHVVTAATEHPAILSAARHQGSCTVVPVDSNGLVDPDEIRKAIRPDTTLISVMHANNETGAIQPVEAISVVAREAGVLFHSDGVQATAKIPVDVRALGVDLYSLTAHKFSGPKGIGALYVRDGVKLNPRQFGGRHERERRAGTENVAGIAALGAAAALPKADLGGLRDRLEQGLLARIPDAHVNSIGAPRTPNTTNIRFPGLEGEALVIALDLGGFAVSSGAACSSGAVTPSHVLTAMGLSTAEARASIRFSLGRTNTEEQVDALIAAVEKAVARLRKLAPAHV
- the mnmA gene encoding tRNA 2-thiouridine(34) synthase MnmA, which translates into the protein MSDPAPNSLIAVAMSGGVDSSAVAAMLQRDGHRLVGMTMQLWNQRRLPELQVEGATGRCCSLDDVYDARAVANVLGIPYYVVNFEDRFEETVVKPFVDEYLAGRTPIPCTLCNNHVKFDQFLEMADGLGAEYIATGHYARVTRSPETGRYEMRTGMDSGKDQTYFLFGLKQHQLARTLFPLGGMTKPEVRALAAELGIPTAAKHDSQEICFVPNGDYAGFIDAYFKERGIPRDATHGEIVDKEGKVLAEHEGVHHYTVGQRKGLKIAAPEPLYVIATDPQTQQVVVGQGTDLLRESLVAKDVNWVSIEPITEPRAAQVKIRNRHVPAEAVLYPTGQPDRVEVRFLTAQRAVTPGQAAVIYDGDLVLGGGWIE
- a CDS encoding lysophospholipid acyltransferase family protein, coding for MARHSPLRNRLEYALVRCLLPAFRYLPNSTKLARLAFGVFDRLAPRLRATAHRNLELALPGQSAEERAKIVEGCWWSLARVIATLARFPDIGKDNVHQFIRYEGFEHFEEAKRRGKGVLFATAHLGNWEFSAFAHALMAEPMSFVVRPMDNPLLDELATKYRTLSGNRLLGRGKDFLRPLVEALKRNEAVGILIDQNVTADRGIFVDFFGHKACVDAGFARLAARTGAAVIPGYALWSEAEQKHVLHFDPIVEMEGDVQADTQRVHAALEAAIRNHPEQWLWIHRRWKTRPAGEAPLY